The sequence CAATCCATTTTCGGTTACGATATGGCTTCATCTGTTACGACAGAGGATCTGAAGGCATTCCATGCAATGGATCGAGATCTTTACAAGCGACTTGTTATTGACAGTGGTCGAAATTTATTTACCTGTATGCATGTGATTGCCCTGTGGATCTTTCTTGAAGAGATAGGGTATCCGAATATAGTCGAGAAACTACTCAGGATGAATGATGCGGTAGTCAACTTTATCTTGAATGAAGCAATTCGTTGTCTTGATTGCCTTAAATCTGTTACCCCACCTATACCGGCGTTTAACATTTCCGACTTACCATTAACACAAGAGTTAATGGGGAATAAGCCGATAAGTTTATCGATGGTATATCAGTACAGGGATGGTGCCTTAACTAGGGTAAATCAGACTGTGAAGGATGTGTTTGTTAGAGCGTTTGAAGATATTATACAAGAGGCCGTTTGGGCTGGCAGGAAGTTATGATGATTAAAAGTGATGAATAAACATGATGCTTTGTAGTGATTTATATCCATTTCAGAATCCGATTAGACAGTGATATTTTTTCATTCTTTAACCATTTTGTTGTGTGTGCGAGAATATTTCTCGACTGGGGAAGAAGGATCAAGACTAGCCAACTCTCGAGGTTGTAGTTTGATTCTTTGGATGTACCTTcaatatatattatatattatcAATAATTTATGTTTGTAATTTATCTCTCATTTTTTCTTGTTAAATTATTTCTAATTCTTTTATTGATAATCAGCGGCTTTAAACAACACTAAGGTCTTACCTACTGTTCCCACCTTAATTCACCCAGAACAAGTCATCTTAAAACTCGCAATTTAATCTGATTGCACCACTAATTAGGCAAACAACTAAGCCAAACAGCCAAAGATCTTTAATTTATAACAGGCGCGCTCGGTTGTCAATGATCATTCCAGTCAGCAAATGTTTATGAAGGAATTAGAATCAGATCGCACATTCCCAAAGGTGTTGCGGAAGAAAGACTTCCCTCCAAAGATAAAGTTTCTTCTTACGTCTTTTATAACTCTCTACTGACTCTAGAGATTCTGTGACTTTGAGGAGTCAATGTTACAAGTACCGTATCCTCTGGAGCAAGGTTTTTTCTTAGTTATGGGATTTTCAAATATACCATGGATGACGTCTCCAACCATTACCCTTCAACTCTTAATCTGTTGACATGAAAGTCGGTGCTCGGCATACTAGTGATATAAAAAAACCATTTAGGAATAAATGTACGTATGTCAGGTGAGACATTATAAGTACCAATATATCAACTATATATTTTTGAAGTCGGCTTGCACCAATCCTCGACAAAAACTTCATCCACGGGAAAACCAAGACGGGATTACAGAAAACAACACTTTCATCCACTGAATAAAGAATGAAAGCATATCCCATGGCCGAATCTTCTTTCTTGTAAGCAACATCAACAAATATTATCCAGACT comes from Papaver somniferum cultivar HN1 chromosome 7, ASM357369v1, whole genome shotgun sequence and encodes:
- the LOC113294077 gene encoding uncharacterized protein LOC113294077; protein product: MASSVTTEDLKAFHAMDRDLYKRLVIDSGRNLFTCMHVIALWIFLEEIGYPNIVEKLLRMNDAVVNFILNEAIRCLDCLKSVTPPIPAFNISDLPLTQELMGNKPISLSMVYQYRDGALTRVNQTVKDVFVRAFEDIIQEAVWAGRKL